Sequence from the Erythrolamprus reginae isolate rEryReg1 chromosome Z, rEryReg1.hap1, whole genome shotgun sequence genome:
atactttggccacctaatgagagggaaggactcactggagaagagcctaatgtggggaacgattgagggcaaaagaagaaggggacgacagagaatgaagtGGTTGGATAGAGTCACTGAAGTAGGATgggtgagcttaaatggactcccggagaggacaggaaggcctggacaGATGTTGTCCATAGGGTCGTGATGAATCGTACAGGACTTTGCAactatcaacaacaacaaaatacattAATGTGGggctcagtggtgggttgctcccaattcaACCCGGTTCtctgaggctccacccacccactaaggatacttctgcacatgcatagaagtgtCACCCATACGTGAATcaatagcaatgggttttagaacccactacaggTGGGGATGTACAATATCATGTATGTGTTGGTGATATTGGGAGATAGGAGGAAGATCCACAGAATAGGAAACAAATAAGAGCCAACTGAGTTTGCAGAAAGAATGAGGGTATGtcaaacatctcacaataaacccTCTTAAATTTTCTAGGAAAATAAGGACAGATGTTTTGCACAAACCTTAAAATAAAGACCTTGCTAATTCTTCTGggtgtgtttcatgactgaacTATCTCGCTAGTTCAGTTACAGAGAACTGTCCAAAATTTTAGGAACTTCTAGAAGGAAAGACAGAGCAATGTTTTCACACTTGCTTAACCTCTTTTTCAAGGAATGAAGTATGTTTATTGTTGGAGATCGAAACAGAGAATGTGACTCATCTCTACAAGGACACAACTCTTTGAGTTTACTGGAAATATAGGTGTTCTGCTGAATATAAATCAGAATTTTACCACTGATGAGGCTTGAGGCCAAGTTCAGAAATTGGCATAATTTGGACCTGCTGACAATGTCACTGCCTGAATCCTGTTTTTACTCTTGGTTCCTTTTACTAAAATTTAGGCAGACCTGATTATCCCAGTTTTCAACTTACATCAACATTCTCTTGAAGCAGAGATAATGATGAGAATGTAAAACAGCATTGTctatgtgtcccaaacatttgtaTACACAAATTTAATCAGATGAAGATGGCAACTGGTTGGACAATGGACCCAGAAGAGAAAGTAAGCTAATTTAGGAAAACCTCCCTGAAGTCATTTAATCCAATTTTTAACATGGGTTATACTCTCTGGATAATTGTATCCCATGGCAAGAACCTGTGTTTTGCACAAGCAGAAAAACAGTGGTTTTATTATGATTCACCCTTGAACCATGAGATGGACGGCAAATAAAGTTGATAAAATAAATCAGTTGCTGACATACAAATTTATTGTTGAAAAATCCAGATAATTGTACCATTTTGTTCCCTTTTTGATCCAGAcatacaaactacagactacagACTGCAAAATGCACTACAACTACTTTTTCAGATATGTCTTGGAGTATGTAGAATCCCTTTCAGTATGAATTCTTTTGGATTTGCTCACGTGAAGAAATTACTTTTCCATCTTCAAGCTCCTCAACAACCATGCGGACTTGGCGAGTTGTTTTTGGTACTGCAAGATAAACAGGCATTAAGGTCACATTTTCTTCAGGTAAATACTAAGGGACATTCATTGACATCAGCCTATAAGGACATGAAATTACTGAAACTGTCAAGAAGCTTCTGTTTGCACCTTCAATTAATTAGGAGATTGTTCTTAAAGTTTTTCCTTGCTTTCTATGCTTCACATATGTAGAGAATCAGAAAGAGTTGCTGCTTCCAAATCCCACAATTTTCCTGAACTAACAATAGTTCTGTTACAGTATAtaatttgaagggggggggggatagactGCTTTGATTCAATTCCCTAACTGAGTGCTTTTCTGTTAGGACTTTGAATCCCAGAATTAACAGTACTATCATTATGATACTAAGAAAGTTTGGGAATTGCAGTAGCATTGTGTCAGAAAGACACTAATTTGGGGAAGATTGTAATATTACAGGGGAGTTCTTAGTAATAGGAACAGGCTAAAACTACTACAGTACCACACATGTTCATTCAAAAATATGTTTATTCCTTAAAAAGAATGTGTGAGATTGAATCTTAAGTTTGAACAGCCTGCAATGCATTCACGATCATGGAATATTATAATTAGCAGTATGTCACTCAAATTAGCATACTTAGTTTTCTTGAAATATCTTCTGACTTATTTAGCTAGCAAGTATTTATATACAATCAGTTCTGAATTACAGAAAAGATAGAAGGTATGTATAAAAGAATCAATTTACCTTCTTACTTGCTATTTTAGAAGGGcaatattttgattttaaaaataaatatcaagAGTTGGGTTTATCACTGATTCCCCAATTATTTTTTTGACATTACATTTCTCTATTCAATGGCTTCATTCCTTGATAGGTATGCACAGAAAGTTTTCACAATCTGAAATTCTCCAGATGTATTAAACTACAATTCCCATGAACTCCAATTTAATATGACCTATTGATCAAGGGAATTACAATCTAGTCCAATCTAGAcagcaataaatgaatgaaaattaGGATACAATTAAATGAATGTTTATTTGAATTCCATTCTTACCTTCTTTGCCAGGTCTGGCATTGAATTGCGAGGAGATGCTGTAAGAAATACAGAATTGCGTGTATTAGAATTAGAAACCCTGAATAGTTTAAATAGAATAGTCTACTAAAAACATTATTAGATgctattataataaaatatttatgtaaaGCAATTTTTTGCAATATGTAAAAATAATGATTAGGCGACCAATAGATAGATTTTCTTAAGAAATGAGTTCAAGATTTCTGGAAAAATTGTTTACTTAGAAATAGTATAAATATTAAAGATGGAAACATGGAATAAATAAGTTTCCATCTAAAAAGCGTTCATTCCATATATGTCATTTTGGATCACTTCTCTTGGTTTCTCCTCCCAATCCAGCCACCTCTGTCAaaccccaccccactccacctCCACCCATTCTCTTTTACGTACTGGGCTTCCTCTCCTTCCAGCAGACGGCGGTAGGTGGCAATCTCCTGTTCCAGCCGTGTCTTGACATCAAGGAGAACTTTGTGCTCATGGTTCTGGCGCTCCATATCACATCTCAGGCTGGCCAATTCCTGCTCCACATTGGTGATCATAGTCTGGATGTGGCAAAGCTGAGTACCGTAACGATTTTCTGTgtccaccagtgtgccttccaggGCTGATTTCTGGGGAAAGGGAAGAGCAGGAGGAATGTGAGTTGGGTTCAAGAGATATTTAATGCTATCCCAAATAACATGAACTATTTCAGATACGAAGAAAATTCAAGTGTCtcatacatttaaaaaagaaaaaacaagtctGGTTTAAGTTCTACATTCTCTGGCAGATGACTAGAAAATAAAGAATTCTGGTTCAGATCGGACCAGGTAACTTCAGCAGAGGAAAGACATTCCTTCCACTGATCTTGAAGGCAGAAGAAAAACCTGTGCTTCTACTCTTAATAGGTCTAAGCTTAATTAGGATGATTAAACTTTTGTGGATTAGATTCTGCATATCTCTTTTGTTTCAATAACAGgtgttttgtcttgttttgtttaatttcattTGTCATTGCATAGAACATGTTAGCCAGAGAAGATAGTCTGGATGTTTTAAGCTATCCACTCCCATCATTGAAATAACCAAAATTACATCACACATTGCACAGGGAGAAAATGTCACTAAACTTTAAGTGTTCCCATACCATGCTGAGTTGAGCCTGAAGATCTATCTCTAAACTTTGAATAGTACGTCTCAGATCCACGATCTCCGACTTGCTTGTCTGCAGCTGTACTGTATTTGTGGCAACTTCCCGATTTAGTTCTTCAGTCTACaaggcaaaagagagagagaagacttaTTGTGAGAGCACTAAGAAGCACCTTTTGGGGAATATATGGCTTGTGTTCTATAAAGACcctctgattttatttttaaagcacaCCTTGCTGAAGAACCACTGCTCAGCATCTCTACGATTCTTCTCCGCCAAAGTCTCATACTGTTCACGCATCTGTCCCAGGATCTTTGTCAGGTCCACACCAGGAGCAGCATCCATTTCCACAGTGATTTCTCCACCAACTTGCTTTCCGAAAGCTTTCATTTCCTGTGGAAGGAAAATAGTTATCATTCATATATATTTCTACACAAAAAAATCATAGGAAGCTGTATTATTCAGCCTTCCTGTCTAATAGGTATTGCCTTCTCCTGAAGTAGATATTTTAAGCACTTTTTTAAAGTGTCAGTTTAATTTCTTTACTCCAAGAATTTTTATTTGGTTCAGCAAAAtcaaattcaaaaaagaaaacccACCAATATATTTCTACACAAAAAAATCATAGGAAGCTGTATTATTCAGCCTTCCTGTCTAATATGTATTGCCTTCTCCTGCAGTAGATACTTTAAGCACTTTTTTTAAAGTGTCAGTTTAATTTCTTTACTTGAAGAATTTTTATTTGGTTCAGCAAAAccaaattcaaaaaagaaaacccACCAATATATTTCTACACAAAAAAATCATAGGAAGCTGTATTATTCGGCCTTCCTGTCTAATATGTATTGCCTTCTCCTGAAGTAGATATTTTAAGGACTTTTTTAAATGTGTCAGTTTAATTTCTTTACTCTAAGAATTTTTATTTGGTTCAGCAAAAccaaattcaaaaaagaaaacccaccaaaaatcaaagagcaaagcagtgtacagtatttttttaaaaaatatggttcATTGAGAAACTCTTGCTGTTTAAGCATAGAACATGAGTCCTCCAATTTGAGCCTTCATATTCAGTTGACTTTGTGCCTAAATTCCCCCTTGTGGGATTAGAGTCCTCAGTCTTTCAGTTTCTAATTTAATGCTTTAACTGCAGCACCAAACTGGTTTCTTTGGTATTTACTGAATGATTTTCCTCACCATTAATAAGTCTCTCCAACATAATTaattttttggtgggggggatGGGATCTAATAAAGTAAGAAAGGATCAGATCTCTGTCACTGGCTACCTGAAGGATGAAAAATCATATCTCCCTCTACTCTCTAGTTCTTCTCCCGGTCCAAGCTATCAAGATTGAGAAGTATAGCAAGAGAAGGGGGGGACACCATTCACCAGCTGCCTGATTGCTTCTGGAGCTTATATATGACATATAAGAAAGACTGTTTCAATATATCAGACTCTCCAGATATCAAAAATGAAGATGGTGATGATCTATTTCATTATTATGCTGTTTGACTCCCTGGAATATAGTTACAGTCCTGAGTGGTCTATAGGAGTTACATTGGAAACAGTATTCAAAAACCATAGCTGACTCAAGTGAACAATTCCAGCCCATGATTATATTAGCAACCACATTGTTAAGGGAGCATCAGAGATCATGTCACCACAGGACATTTTGTGTCAGAagtagtgttccctctaattttttgggggggtgggcggaaaagtatagtgtctgagcggcagtcccttcgggactgggcggcacagaaatattaaataaataaataaataaataaataaataaataaataaataaataagtaagtaagtaagtaagtaagtaagtaagtaaataaataaataaataaataaacaaacaaacaaacaaataaacaaataaaaaacccaccctgttttgcctcagagaatttcaaaataaaatactgtactgtgtgtctataacagtgagctcataatagggcaactctatcaatatcaaaatgccacttaaatagttgagctagtttcaaactagattttgattttctttctctcttccttactcccattctttttctttttcttttccttcctctcttttttctatctgtttctctctcttcctctctctctctccttccctctcaactctttccctctcggcttctgggcaggtttgaaaaactctgagttgatgatgatttttaagtgagcgattgctcactgctcagcttagagggaactatggtcagaaGAGGGGAAAATACTCCTTTAACACTGGAACAGCAAAGGGTGATTTTTAGATTCACAGCTGTGTGGTGGGAATGAGACCAAAGTCCCAAGGAGATgtcattttaaaataatctaCCACCCACCTTTGTGCTATGCTGCAGTTACAAGGATATAAGAATAAGCTCACTGACACATACAATCTTTGGCAGAAATCTTTCTTCCTCACCTGCTTTTTTTAGAGATTCCAGGAATTGAATTTAGGGCTTTTACATATGAACATGAGTTTTAGCATAGACTCATGTTTATTTCTTATGACCATAGCCTCTTCCTGCATTACAACTTAAAGCCTGTGACttaagtcagaggtcttcaaacttggcaactttaagacttgtggacttcaattcccagaattcgtcagctggcagttgaagtccacaagtcttaaagttgccaagtttggggacccctgacttaaGGATTTGCATATCATCAGAAGCTGTATTAAACATGGAGTAATATGATTTGGAATTCTGATGTCAAATCCTGAATCTGGTAATAGGAAATATCCTTTTGCAGTTGGTTAAATGACCTGAaccaatatgtgtgtgtgtggggggggggggggaatacaaaCAAAATCCCTACACTTTCATTACTGATGGATAAACTTATTGCTGTCTTGATGTTTTACCTCTTCATGGTTCTTCTTGAGATAAGCCAATTCCTCCTTCAAATTCTCAATCTGCATTTCCAGGTCTGACCTAGACAAGGTCAGTTCATCCAAGACTCTGCGCAGCCCATTAATGTCACTTTCAACATTCATCCGCAGAGCTTGCTCTGTTTCAAACCTGCAAATAGAAGAATTCCGCAAATTGTTAAACCACATATCCATTTTGAAGTCCTGACGTTACTTGCAGCTAATAAACAAATTGCTTTCAGACATGattaaatgaacaattaaaatgCAATATGTTGTGGAAACTGTTATATGAAACTTTATACACATATAAACATGTGTGATCAGCCTTTGTGTAATAATAGTCtcatcattttctttcttcatttaaatCATAGACTTCAAATCTTTAGCTATGCAAAATTAGTTCATGGCAGATGTCATGTCCTGTTTAACTTATAGATGAAGAAGTTCAAATGTACATAGGATGGTCACAAGTTCCTGAATTTTATTTTAGAGTTTCAGAATCTCAGCAGGGTACTAAACAGCTCcaataatatttgtatttttatttaattaacaagtaatctttgggtttttttaatatttgctcTTAATCAATTATTTTCACCACTATACTTTCATTTCTATGTGAAGAATAGCTATAGTGAAGAAATTGTCTATACAGTTCCATCTTCTGCAACAATTGCACCTTTTTCAGATCAGATGCCCTTCAGCGCATGGATTATTATAATGTGCATGGTGTTGCTCTTGAAAATCACATATAAGGACCAAGCAGGCCAGGAAATAGTATTTGGGTATGTACATGTAACGATTCTGGTTTAGGATCTACATATGAACAGTGAACAATGAATTCAAGTTACTAGTTATTATCTGTCAAGTGCTTCATGGTCTAGCTATCTATCACCAACAGAATTTACCAATGATATGATCCAAATCCTATTGGGAAAATATGCCAATTGGTGAAATTTAGGAAGCACTACTACTCCCATATTATTGTGGAGGATAGACTTAAACCTGATTTTTATCTGTATTCCAATCCAGTATTCTGAATTGGATGGCTTTACAAATCCAGAAAAGGAAAGAACGGAAGGGAATCAGAGGGGTTCTATTTAATCCATAATCATCTTCAAAGCATGAAGGTTGATTAAAATGTATGACTTTGAATATATTGTCTCACAAACTACACATATctacatatttgtttgtttgtttgtttgtttgtttgtttgtttgtttggttggttggttggttggttggttggttggttggttggttggttggttgatttgtatgccgcccctcttcgaagactatTTTGAGCAGAGCGGTACAATTCCAAGGGATAGTTTGTTCAGCTCAGAAATATATAATGGAATTGATAGATTCTGAGCAttagtatatagaaacatagaagattgacggaagaaaaagacctcatggtccatctagtctgcccttatactatatcctgaattttatcttaagatggatatatgtttatcccaggcatgtttaaattcagttactgtggatttaccaaccacgtctgctggaagtttgttccaaggatctacttctctttcagtaaaataatatgattCCATTAGATTTCTAAATACCCAATATCAACAACAAAATGTATTGCTCAAAGTGTTATGAGATTCCAACAATTTTATCCTGAGATTTGCATAACCTAATATAGCGACGTAAAAATCTCATAAATTCTCATGAAATCTCACAAGACTTTTGTGTTCGAGATCTAGTTAAAGAGCATTGCATCTCATAAGATTGCAGCCATActtttttaattaaacattttaaatattaattaatttgggaGATTCCTGGATCATCCAGAATTTCTAAGTCCGGGATGACTTGGGACCTGTGAGAACTATGTTCCTAACCTTGGGTTATGAAATGAAGCTGAGGTCTGGTTATTCTCAATGGAGACCAGAAAAATTTTAATGTATCACTGCCTGGTTTGATCTATTTTTCTTCATCCTTTAACCTAACTTTTATCTCTTAAATCTGAAAGTcaaaatttatttacttaatgGGTACAAAATTCCATCTATaatggattgttatatgctgttgtt
This genomic interval carries:
- the LOC139154362 gene encoding keratin, type I cytoskeletal 14-like, producing MTTSMKQYTFSSSSKKGASCNFGGGSSHLSSVPLSGGCRTSSVYGGAGGISVSSSRYSSGVGNALGGGYGGSNYCSSYGGGLGSGYGGNLGGGFGGGFSTAFGGSVAGGDGLLSGGEKQTMQNLNDRLANYLDKVRALEEANTSLEIKINEWYQKQAPAPDRDYSHYFRTIEDLKNKILAASIDNAGALLQIDNARLAADDFRTKFETEQALRMNVESDINGLRRVLDELTLSRSDLEMQIENLKEELAYLKKNHEEEMKAFGKQVGGEITVEMDAAPGVDLTKILGQMREQYETLAEKNRRDAEQWFFSKTEELNREVATNTVQLQTSKSEIVDLRRTIQSLEIDLQAQLSMKSALEGTLVDTENRYGTQLCHIQTMITNVEQELASLRCDMERQNHEHKVLLDVKTRLEQEIATYRRLLEGEEAHISSQFNARPGKEVPKTTRQVRMVVEELEDGKVISSREQIQKNSY